One window of the Salvia miltiorrhiza cultivar Shanhuang (shh) chromosome 6, IMPLAD_Smil_shh, whole genome shotgun sequence genome contains the following:
- the LOC130987906 gene encoding uncharacterized protein LOC130987906, protein MSREKEGEMEKESISHMFHKHPLSLIPNSAMETDNYWSTWCYGCMRYFLAGEAGYGCSQKCGFGHLLHKECMEMPREIRHPLHPSHSLTLQQDSSSYYDTIGCAVCEWYGRGLFYKCSGGCEWWTHLGCTGGFEAAIVDDVPTMKHPSHPKHNLIFSKKTRWCSFPCDACGASHKGNSYICTLCDYWIHESCALLPVSAHFHHHRPDHALSLAFNPPYEYILYEFVCAICSGPLPLKRWVYHCQLCRYVVHINCSSISLPNSSNNENAVADEKDITKGPIDDIYEEIIRPFVKRVREQTSIPQKTCHKHHLLSFTTFPSSSPPSSSHHHNHEEEEEEEEDYEEDNNILGLELTCDGCTLPIHEKKQRDDDEYENGYMSCDECKYFLHLSCFNLPPHLHSHPIQNHNLILRNAGKLTDWAYCNICEAYTNGLFYTCTKCGINIDIKCASLPNTIKHAAHPQHNHLMNLVTDNRRNNFCGVCYDIISSKHGFYRCNSCKFCMCGECVLLPAQNKHRLEKHRLWLTYDAYVNRPGEFYCSSCENQIHPRRRMYYCRDCDQSFHSTCIPGRSGKYRNIKYGMQQYVIPTLHHPHHPLRFQIISKKKRCDLCHDDRYDEPGFQCVSCYFVMCWSCTKRHRDEFKAI, encoded by the exons ATgtcgagagagaaagagggagaaaTGGAGAAGGAGAGTATTTCTCATATGTTTCATAAACACCCGCTGAGTTTGATCCCCAACTCCGCCATGGAAACTGATAATTATTGGAGCACTTGGTGTTATGGTTGTATGAGATACTTTTTAGCAGGAGAGGCAGGCTATGGATGCAGCCAAAAGTGTGGATTTGGTCATCTATTACACAAAGAATGCATGGAGATGCCGAGAGAGATCCGCCATCCTCTCCACCCTTCACACTCACTCACACTACAACAAGATTCTTCATCTTATTATGATACCATTGGATGTGCAGTTTGTGAATGGTATGGGCGTGGGCTATTCTACAAATGTAGTGGGGGATGTGAGTGGTGGACCCACTTGGGATGCACAGGGGGTTTTGAAGCAGCAATAGTTGATGATGTTCCAACAATGAAGCACCCAAGCCACCCCAAACACAACCTCATATTTTCCAAGAAAACAAGGTGGTGCTCCTTCCCCTGCGATGCCTGTGGTGCCTCTCACAAAGGGAACTCCTACATCTGCACCCTTTGCGACTACTGGATACACGAGAGCTGCGCACTCTTGCCGGTGTCTGCGCACTTCCATCATCATCGCCCCGACCACGCTCTCTCACTCGCTTTTAATCCGCCATATGAGTACATCTTATATGAGTTTGTGTGTGCTATATGCAGCGGACCTTTGCCATTGAAACGTTGGGTCTATCATTGCCAGCTTTGTAGATATGTCGTCCACATCAACTGCTCCTCCATCTCGCTTCCTAATTC ATCTAATAATGAAAATGCAGTTGCTGATGAGAAAGACATTACAAAGGGTCCAATAGATGACATATATGAGGAGATTATCAGACCATTCGTTAAGAGAGTGAGAGAACAAACTTCCATCCCTCAGAAGACCTGTCATAAACATCATTTGCTAAGCTTTACTACATTTCCATCTTCATCGCCCCCTTCATCATCTCATCATCACAAccatgaagaagaagaagaagaagaagaagattacGAGGAAGACAATAATATTCTAGGATTGGAACTAACATGTGATGGATGCACATTGCCTATACATGAAAAGAAGCAAAGAGATGATGATGAGTACGAGAATGGTTAcatgagttgtgatgaatgcaAATACTTTCTCCACTTGTCCTGCTTTAACTTACCACCACACCTCCATTCTCACCCCATCCAAAATCACAATCTTATACTTCGAAATGCTGGCAAGCTAACAGATTGGGCATACTGCAATATTTGCGAGGCTTACACAAATGGGCTCTTTTATACTTGTACCAAATGTGGCATTAATATAGACATCAAGTGTGCTTCTCTGCCCAACACCATAAAACATGCAGCTCACCCACAACACAATCATCTCATGAATCTAGTCACGGACAATCGCCGGAACAATTTTTGTGGTGTTTGTTATGATATTATATCTTCAAAGCATGGATTTTACAGATGCAATAGCTGCAAGTTTTGTATGTGTGGTGAATGTGTGTTGCTACCAGCACAAAATAAGCATAGATTGGAGAAGCACCGATTGTGGTTGACATATGATGCGTATGTTAATCGTCCCGGTGAGTTCTACTGCAGCAGCTGCGAAAACCAAATACATCCGAGGAGGAGGATGTATTATTGTCGAGACTGCGATCAGTCTTTTCATTCTACATGCATTCCTGGTAGGTCGGGTAAGTATAGAAACATCAAGTATGGGATGCAGCAGTATGTGATTCCCACTCTTCATCACCCTCACCACCCTCTTAGATTTCAAATCATAAGCAAGAAAAAGCGTTGCGACCTATGTCATGATGATCGTTATGATGAGCCTGGATTTCAATGTGTGTCATGCTACTTTGTCATGTGTTGGTCCTGCACTAAAAGGCACAGGGATGAATTTAAGGCCATCTGA
- the LOC130990050 gene encoding potassium channel GORK-like, whose translation MKENLRASAQFKQSLKLNGPYFLVEAIKKGHGGAASLLEEAGAAAHVESPGICLCEAVARNELDFVARLLANGMNPNSKNYNLQTPLHVAAAEGLFEVSVLLLQNGGSVFARDRWGRTPLEEARVGGDHKLVQLLEDAKRRHQMSDFSG comes from the exons ATGAAGGAAAACCTACGCGCGTCTGCACAATTCAA ACAATCACTCAAACTAAACGGCCCATATTTCTTGGTTGAGGCGATCAAGAAGGGCCACGGTGGCGCGGCGTCTCTGCTGGAAGAAGCCGGCGCGGCGGCACACGTGGAGAGCCCCGGGATATGTCTGTGCGAGGCCGTTGCTAGAAATGAGTTGGATTTTGTTGCAAGGCTTTTGGCAAATGGAATGAATCCCAACTCCAAGAATTATAATCTTCAGACACCTCTGCATGTGGCTGCTGCAGAGGGCTTGTTTGAAGTGTCTGTTTTGCTCTTGCAAAATGGGGGCAGCGTCTTCGCAAGGGACAGATGGGGAAGGACTCCATTAGAGGAGGCTCGAGTAGGAGGAGATCATAAACTAGTTCAGTTGTTGGAAGATGCAAAGCGTCGTCATCAGATGTCGGATTTTTCTGGTTAA
- the LOC130987907 gene encoding protein VACUOLELESS GAMETOPHYTES-like: MSREKEGEMEKESIPHIFHQHPLSLIPNRAAETDNSWSTWCYGCWRYFLPGEAAYGCSQKCGMNWLLHKECMEMPREIRHPLHPSHSLTLQDSSYAATRSCAVCEFVAYGLLYKCSGGCEWWIHFGCTGDFEAAVVDDSTMKHPSHPQHQLIKKTRWCSFPCDACGATHKGKSYICTLCDYWLHETCALLPVSAPFPHHRPDHYLSLAFNLPYEYIKYEFVCAICSETLPMRRWVYHCQLCRYVVHINCATNTSSLSLSNSSNNENAIDDAKDITKGPIDDIYEEIIRPFVKRERTNFHHS, from the exons atgtcgagagagaaagaaggagaAATGGAGAAGGAGAGTATTCCTCATATATTTCATCAACACCCGCTGAGTTTGATCCCCAACCGGGCCGCGGAAACTGATAATTCTTGGAGCACTTGGTGTTATGGTTGTTGGAGATACTTTTTACCAGGAGAGGCAGCCTATGGATGCAGCCAAAAATGTGGAATGAATTGGCTATTACACAAAGAATGCATGGAGATGCCGAGAGAGATCCGCCATCCTCTCCACCCTTCACACTCACTCACACTACAAGATTCTTCATATGCCGCTACCAGATCATGTGCAGTTTGTGAGTTTGTAGCGTATGGGTTGTTGTACAAATGTAGTGGGGGGTGTGAGTGGTGGATCCACTTCGGATGCACAGGGGATTTTGAAGCGGCAGTAGTTGATGATTCAACAATGAAGCACCCAAGCCACCCTCAACATCAACTCATCAAGAAAACAAGATGGTGCTCCTTCCCTTGCGATGCCTGTGGTGCCACTCACAAAGGGAAGTCCTACATCTGCACCCTTTGCGACTACTGGCTACACGAGACCTGCGCACTCTTGCCTGTGTCTGCGCCCTTCCCTCATCATCGCCCCGACCACTATCTCTCACTTGCTTTTAATCTGCCATATGAGTACATCAAATATGAATTTGTGTGTGCTATATGCAGCGAAACTTTGCCAATGAGACGTTGGGTCTATCATTGCCAGCTTTGCAGATATGTGGTCCATATCAACTGCGCCACCAATACATCCTCCCTCTCACTTTCGAATTC ATCTAATAATGAAAATGCAATTGATGATGCGAAAGACATTACCAAGGGTCCAATAGATGACATATATGAGGAGATTATCAGACCATTCGTTAAAAGAGAGAGGACAAATTTCCATCACTCATGA